The Synchiropus splendidus isolate RoL2022-P1 chromosome 11, RoL_Sspl_1.0, whole genome shotgun sequence genome contains a region encoding:
- the LOC128766878 gene encoding protocadherin beta-16-like, giving the protein MMADRTMRGEALLIYSMLSLSVVFAQVSYSIPEEMTKGSLVGNIVKDFGLDIKRLKSGKARIFTTDSHEYIELNRERGVLLIRERIDREALCGETTPCAIHFQIILENPMEFYDVTIEITDVNDNSPLFNKNELKFRISESAVRGAKFMLERAIDHDVGSNGLQTYRLEPTDNFAVKMQDQADGTKAVEMILDKALDREHIEQMSLVLTALDGGEPQMSGTMQILITVLDVNDNTPVFTEALYKASLNEDAPVGTVVVTVTATDADQGSNGKITYSLSSLSEHARGIFEVNEETGEISLKGKVDYEKTRTFKFDVGASDDGGLVGSCKVIIEVNDVNDNKPNIHIMSKSTVISEDAKPGTVVTMIKIQDADSSDNGKVQCSIDANIPFEMKSTNNDFYSLVTEGELDRESASEYNISVSCSDEGVPSLSSSVTVTLQISDVNDNPPVFERSSYEAYIVENNTPGLSIFTVRATDADWNQNARVSYILEDSSVNGVSVSSYVSVSADSGVVHALRSFDYEQIKDFEFRVKAQDGGSPPLSSNVTVKILIQDQNDNPPQVLYPVQTGGSLVAEMVPRSADVGYLVTKVVAVDVDSGQNAWLSYKLQRATDRPLFEVGLQNGEIRTIRQVTDKDAVKQRLSVTVEDNGQPSRSATVIVNVAVADSFPEVMSEFTDFTQDKEYNDNLTFYLVLALAVVSFLFITCLVVIISVKIYRWRQSRVLYHSNLPVIPYYPPRYSDTLGTGTLQHVYNYEVCRTTDSRKSDCKFGRAGSQNVLIMDPSSTGTMQRMQSDKSILDEPDSPLEVRLVSDN; this is encoded by the coding sequence ATGATGGCGGACAGAACAATGAGAGGAGAGGCTCTGCTGATTTACTCGATGCTTTCTCTCAGCGTCGTGTTCGCTCAGGTCAGCTACTCCATTCCCGAGGAAATGACTAAGGGTTCGCTTGTTGGCAATATTGTGAAGGACTTTGGCTTGGATATTAAGAGACTGAAGTCCGGTAAGGCGCGTATATTTACCACCGACAGTCACGAATACATCGAGCTGAACCGGGAGAGGGGCGTCCTCCTCATCAGGGAGAGAATAGACAGAGAGGCGCTTTGTGGAGAGACGACGCCGTGCGCGATACATTTTCAGATCATTCTAGAGAACCCGATGGAGTTTTACGACGTAACAATCGAGATCACCGACGTCAATGATAACTCGCCacttttcaataaaaatgaactcAAATTTCGTATCAGCGAATCCGCCGTCAGAGGAGCTAAATTTATGTTAGAACGCGCCATTGATCATGATGTCGGTTCAAACGGTTTACAGACGTATAGACTGGAGCCCACTGATAATTTTGCAGTTAAAATGCAGGATCAGGCAGATGGGACCAAAGCTGTAGAGATGATTTTAGACAAGGCACTGGACAGGGAACATATTGAACAAATGTCTTTGGTTTTGACTGCACTTGACGGAGGTGAGCCGCAGATGAGCGGAACAATGCAGATTCTAATTACTGTTCTTGACGTAAATGACAATACTCCTGTATTTACTGAAGCCCTTTACAAGGCATCCCTGAATGAAGATGCTCCAGTGGGTACAGTTGTTGTGACGGTAACTGCAACAGACGCAGATCAAGGATCTAATGGCAAGATAACATATTCATTATCCAGTTTATCAGAACACGCAAGGGGAATATTTGAGGTGAATGAGGAGACTGGTGAAATAAGTCTCAAAGGAAAAGTAGACTATGAAAAAACTCGAACATTCAAATTTGATGTTGGTGCAAGTGATGATGGAGGATTAGTGGGGTCGTGCAAGGTCATTATTGAAGTCAATGATGTGAACGATAACAAACCAAACATCCATATAATGTCTAAATCAACCGTCATATCTGAAgatgccaaaccaggtactgtGGTGACAATGATAAAAATACAGGATGCTGACTCCAGTGATAATGGTAAAGTTCAGTGCAGCATAGATGCTAATATTCCTTTTGAGATGAAGTCGACAAATAATGATTTTTACAGTTTAGTAACGGAGGGAGAGTTAGACAGAGAGAGTGCATCAGAGTACAACATCAGTGTGAGCTGCTCTGATGAGGGAGTGCCCTCcctctccagcagcgtcactgtCACCTTACAGATCTCTGACGTCAATGACAACCCTCCTGTCTTTGAGAGGAGCTCATATGAGGCCTACATTGTAGAGAACAACACACCAGGTCTCTCTATATTCACAGTCAGAGCCACAGACGCTGACTGGAACCAGAACGCTCGGGTCTCTTACATACTGGAGGACTCCTCTGTGAACGGAGTGTCCGTCTCCTCATATGTGTCCGTCAGTGCTGATAGTGGAGTCGTCCATGCTTTGCGCTCTTTTGACTACGAGCAGATCAAGGACTTTGAGTTCCGGGTCAAAGCTCAGGATGGAGGCtcccctcctctcagcagcaacgtgactgtgaaaatcctgatccaggaccagaacgacaaccctcctCAGGTTCTGTATCCGGTCCAGACTGGTGGCTCTCTGGTGGCTGAGATGGTGCCTCGCTCAGCAGACGTGGGCTATCTGGTCACTAAAGTGGTGGCTGTTGATGTGgactctggacagaacgcctGGCTCTCCTATAAACTGCAGAGAGCCACAGACAGGCCGCTGTTCGAAGTGGGCTTACAGAATGGAGAGATCAGAACCATCCGACAAGTCACCGATAAAGatgctgtgaaacaaagactgagcGTTACAGTGGAGGACAACGGACAGCCCTCTCGTTCAGCTACAGTCATTGTGAACGTGGCGGTGGCCGACAGCTTCCCAGAAGTCATGTCAGAGTTCACTGACTTTACACAGGACAAGGAGTACAACGACAACCTGACTTTTTACTTAGTGTTGGCTTTGGCTgtagtttccttcctcttcatcacgtgtCTAGTGGTGATTATCTCAGTCAAGATCTACAGATGGAGACAGTCTCGCGTCCTGTATCACTCCAATCTCCCTGTGATTCCATATTATCCACCACGTTACTCAGACACTCTGGGGACAGGGACTCTCCAGcatgtgtacaactacgaggTGTGCAGGACCACTGACTCCAGAAAGAGTGACTGTAAGTTCGGCAGAGCCGGTAGTCAGAACGTCCTGATCATGGACCCCAGTTCTACAGGGACGATGCAGCGCATGCAGAGTGACAAGAGCATCCTGGATGAACCAGACTCTCCTCTAGAGGTTAGACTTGTTTCTGATAATTGA